The following are encoded in a window of Desulfolucanica intricata genomic DNA:
- a CDS encoding DNA translocase FtsK produces MTKKKKKNQNKKKKTYLTYEISGIFIIALGIFSLVCLFRPEVGSAGKLIEQSLKLLTGEGRYLIGLVLSGIGIKLVKDGNTFSFFNTRIYGICILLLAILSFLHIKLPLQESFHLAMEGMGGGIIGAGISYILKVSFGEIGSYIFIFTGGLTGLLLLTKKSLLSVINLISRTSVSTVKTTANSLVNFLYTEEKVKSDKGSDAKEDFSTNSDDTPVIDYVEVTADNLQAINGINEYDQQDTGDTSPVNPVSSINLALENEEEQFNVNNADTRDFRLPPVTLLNRQAHSKNTRANQEINSNIRILEETLESFGIKAKVTQVARGPAITRYELQPPPGIKVSRIVGLADNIALTMAAPDVRIEAPIPGKAAVGIEVPNKEITSVPLSDLIETSEFSQASSKLTVALGKDIAGTPVFADLGKMPHLLIAGSTGSGKSVCLNSLIVSVLFKATPDEVKLLMIDPKMVELNNYNGIPHLISPVIIDAKKAATSLRWAVKEMENRYKLFAEAGVRDITRYNEYIRHNNKGNKDTEEKQKQLPLILVIIDELADLMMVAPHDVEDAICRLAQMARAAGMHLVVATQRPSVDVITGLIKANIPSRISFAVSSQTDSRTILDMGGAEKLLGKGDMLFYPVGASKPKRIQGVFLSDQEVEKVVDFLKEQAQPVYNDKVIEESSTPEEKTVREEDELLPEAVRILIENGNASISMLQRRLHIGYARAARLIDIMEQRGIVGGYEGSKPRTVLMTLDQYYQTFGTN; encoded by the coding sequence ATGACAAAAAAGAAAAAGAAAAATCAAAATAAAAAGAAAAAAACATACCTAACTTATGAAATTTCGGGTATTTTCATAATTGCCTTGGGCATCTTCAGCCTGGTCTGCTTATTCCGACCAGAGGTAGGCTCAGCAGGAAAACTTATAGAACAAAGCTTAAAGCTTCTAACAGGTGAAGGTCGTTATTTAATCGGCCTGGTTTTATCAGGAATCGGAATCAAGCTGGTGAAAGACGGAAATACATTTTCTTTCTTTAATACACGTATATACGGTATTTGTATCTTATTACTCGCTATATTAAGTTTTTTACATATTAAACTTCCTCTGCAAGAAAGTTTTCACCTTGCAATGGAAGGTATGGGTGGTGGTATAATAGGGGCCGGTATAAGTTATATCCTTAAAGTTAGCTTTGGGGAAATCGGAAGCTATATTTTTATCTTCACAGGGGGATTAACAGGGCTTTTATTATTAACAAAAAAATCTCTTCTATCGGTTATTAATTTAATAAGCCGGACCAGTGTTTCTACCGTAAAAACCACTGCTAATTCGCTTGTAAATTTCTTATACACTGAGGAAAAGGTAAAATCCGATAAAGGTTCCGATGCCAAGGAAGACTTTTCTACAAACTCTGACGACACACCGGTTATTGATTATGTAGAGGTTACTGCCGATAATCTACAGGCTATAAATGGAATAAATGAGTACGATCAACAAGACACAGGTGATACAAGCCCTGTTAATCCAGTGTCTTCTATTAATTTAGCCCTGGAAAATGAGGAAGAGCAATTTAATGTCAATAACGCGGATACCCGGGATTTTCGTCTGCCGCCAGTCACACTACTTAACAGACAAGCACACTCTAAGAACACACGGGCCAACCAAGAAATCAACAGCAATATCCGTATTTTAGAAGAAACATTGGAAAGCTTCGGCATAAAAGCAAAGGTTACTCAGGTAGCCAGAGGACCCGCCATTACACGTTATGAACTTCAGCCCCCACCGGGTATAAAGGTAAGTCGGATAGTTGGCTTAGCTGACAACATTGCCTTAACCATGGCCGCGCCGGATGTACGGATTGAAGCCCCAATCCCCGGAAAAGCAGCCGTAGGAATAGAAGTACCAAATAAAGAAATTACTTCAGTACCTTTAAGTGATTTGATCGAAACTTCGGAATTCAGTCAGGCTTCTTCCAAACTTACTGTGGCCCTGGGCAAAGATATTGCAGGAACCCCGGTTTTTGCTGACTTAGGAAAAATGCCCCATTTACTTATTGCCGGTTCCACCGGTTCAGGGAAAAGCGTGTGTTTAAATAGCTTAATAGTTAGTGTGCTATTTAAGGCTACTCCTGACGAGGTAAAATTATTGATGATTGACCCCAAGATGGTCGAACTCAATAACTATAACGGTATCCCTCACCTGATTTCACCGGTGATTATCGACGCTAAGAAAGCAGCAACATCTTTACGCTGGGCAGTAAAAGAAATGGAAAACAGATATAAACTGTTTGCAGAAGCAGGAGTAAGGGATATTACCAGATACAATGAATATATCCGGCATAATAATAAAGGGAACAAAGACACTGAGGAAAAGCAGAAACAATTACCATTAATTCTGGTTATTATTGATGAATTAGCTGATTTAATGATGGTAGCACCTCATGATGTGGAAGATGCCATCTGCCGCCTGGCACAAATGGCCCGGGCCGCAGGAATGCACCTGGTTGTGGCTACACAGCGACCCTCAGTGGATGTAATTACCGGTTTAATTAAGGCTAACATTCCTTCCAGAATATCCTTTGCCGTATCTTCCCAAACAGACTCCCGTACAATTTTAGACATGGGCGGTGCGGAAAAATTACTGGGTAAAGGAGATATGCTGTTCTATCCGGTAGGAGCAAGTAAACCGAAGCGAATTCAAGGGGTGTTCCTGTCCGATCAAGAGGTGGAAAAAGTCGTAGATTTTCTTAAAGAGCAGGCTCAGCCGGTCTATAATGATAAGGTAATTGAAGAATCATCTACCCCTGAAGAAAAAACTGTCCGAGAAGAAGATGAACTCCTACCCGAAGCAGTCCGAATTTTAATTGAAAACGGCAATGCATCCATCTCTATGCTCCAAAGAAGACTGCATATTGGTTATGCCAGGGCAGCCCGTTTAATTGACATAATGGAGCAAAGGGGAATTGTAGGAGGTTATGAAGGTAGTAAACCCAGGACCGTTCTAATGACTTTAGACCAGTACTATCAGACGTTTGGCACTAACTAA
- the nadE gene encoding NAD(+) synthase, which translates to MLVQELADRLIQWLKQQLADRKANGFVIGLSGGIDSAVTVALCKRVCPDSTLGVIMPCHSDPQDALDARLVAEAFNVQVEHVVLDEVFDLMVQKLTGLAFYNENAKDLSIVNIKPRLRMTTLYYYAARNSSLVVGTSNKSERTVGYFTKHGDGGADLIPLANLVKHQVRDLAQYLGVPRPIIEKAPSAGLWAGHNDETEMGITYEELDRFILTGEGSDYVKGIVEKLYNRSEHKRQLPASPPF; encoded by the coding sequence TTGTTAGTACAGGAATTAGCAGATAGACTAATCCAATGGCTTAAGCAACAACTTGCGGACCGGAAGGCTAATGGCTTTGTCATTGGGCTTAGCGGAGGTATTGATTCGGCAGTAACTGTAGCTCTTTGTAAAAGGGTGTGTCCTGATTCTACACTGGGCGTAATTATGCCCTGTCATAGCGATCCGCAAGATGCTCTTGATGCAAGACTGGTTGCCGAGGCTTTCAATGTACAGGTTGAACATGTTGTTCTTGACGAAGTTTTTGATCTAATGGTTCAAAAATTAACCGGCCTGGCATTTTATAATGAAAATGCAAAGGACTTATCGATTGTCAACATCAAGCCCAGACTTCGAATGACTACTTTGTATTATTATGCTGCCCGTAATAGCTCATTGGTGGTTGGAACCAGTAATAAGAGTGAGCGTACTGTGGGTTATTTTACTAAACACGGTGATGGTGGAGCTGATCTTATTCCCCTTGCTAATTTAGTAAAACATCAGGTAAGAGACTTGGCTCAGTATTTAGGTGTTCCCCGGCCTATAATAGAAAAGGCTCCTTCTGCCGGACTTTGGGCCGGTCATAATGACGAAACTGAAATGGGTATAACATATGAAGAGCTGGATCGTTTTATTTTAACAGGTGAGGGGTCAGACTATGTTAAGGGAATAGTAGAGAAATTGTATAATCGTAGTGAACATAAAAGACAGTTGCCTGCCAGTCCTCCGTTTTAG
- a CDS encoding YebC/PmpR family DNA-binding transcriptional regulator produces the protein MSGHSKWSTIKRKKEKIDAQRGKIFTRLAKEIIVAARQGGGDPDANMRLKTAIQRAKEANIPNENIKRAIQRGTGELAGANYEEMVYEGYGPGGIAVMLEIMTDNRNRTAGEIRHLFSKYGGNLGETGCVSWMFDKKGLILIDKNETSLTEDDLMLLALDAGAEDLKIEEDSYEVITAPDDLEKVREVLSGEGVLIANAEVTMVPQNTVSLTGDEANKMLTLMELLEDHDDVQNVYANFDIEE, from the coding sequence ATGTCCGGACATTCAAAATGGTCAACAATTAAACGAAAAAAAGAAAAAATAGATGCCCAGCGAGGTAAAATTTTTACCAGACTGGCTAAGGAAATTATTGTTGCCGCCAGGCAGGGTGGTGGCGATCCTGATGCGAATATGCGCCTTAAGACTGCTATTCAAAGGGCAAAAGAAGCAAATATACCTAATGAAAATATTAAGCGGGCAATCCAGCGCGGAACAGGTGAGTTAGCCGGGGCTAACTATGAAGAAATGGTTTATGAAGGCTATGGTCCCGGAGGGATCGCTGTGATGTTGGAGATCATGACGGATAACCGCAATCGCACTGCCGGGGAGATTAGACACTTGTTTTCCAAATATGGCGGCAATCTCGGTGAAACTGGATGCGTATCTTGGATGTTTGATAAAAAAGGACTAATTTTAATAGACAAAAATGAAACATCTTTGACTGAGGATGATTTAATGTTGTTGGCTTTAGATGCGGGTGCTGAAGATTTAAAGATTGAAGAGGACAGTTATGAAGTTATCACTGCTCCTGATGATTTAGAAAAGGTAAGAGAGGTACTGTCCGGTGAGGGTGTTTTGATAGCTAATGCCGAAGTAACTATGGTCCCGCAAAATACCGTTAGCTTGACCGGTGATGAGGCTAATAAGATGCTCACTTTAATGGAATTGCTTGAAGATCATGACGATGTGCAGAATGTTTACGCGAATTTTGATATAGAAGAATAG
- a CDS encoding Asp23/Gls24 family envelope stress response protein, with product MNNENKEIVVENTNNNMGSVRISDEVVKIIAGLAATEVPGVVGMSGGIVGGFAEKLGRKNLSKGVKVEVGEKEAAVDISIIVEYGMQIHDVAVRVQSNVKNAIEAMTGLVVVEVNVGVQGVAFNNSEEKEEESVRVK from the coding sequence ATGAATAATGAAAATAAAGAGATAGTAGTAGAAAACACGAATAATAACATGGGTTCAGTAAGAATTTCCGATGAAGTTGTTAAAATAATTGCTGGTTTGGCAGCTACCGAAGTGCCGGGTGTAGTTGGGATGAGCGGGGGAATTGTTGGTGGTTTTGCTGAAAAGTTGGGCCGCAAAAATCTTTCCAAGGGAGTAAAAGTTGAAGTTGGGGAGAAAGAAGCGGCAGTAGATATCTCCATTATTGTAGAATACGGTATGCAAATTCATGATGTAGCTGTGAGGGTACAAAGCAACGTAAAAAACGCAATTGAAGCAATGACCGGTTTGGTAGTAGTTGAGGTAAATGTGGGTGTGCAGGGAGTTGCTTTTAATAATTCAGAAGAAAAAGAAGAAGAATCGGTACGGGTTAAATAA
- the ruvC gene encoding crossover junction endodeoxyribonuclease RuvC, producing the protein MIIMGVDPGTAITGFGLINYQGNRFSAIEYNCIKTPPKIPLAERLLILYREMEKVINKYRPDRFAVEKLFFNKNTRTALAVGHARGVVFLLGARAGLKIYEYTPLEVKQAVVGYGRADKQQVQYMVKTILGLSAVPKPDDVADALAVAICHAHFGTGIGGLL; encoded by the coding sequence TTGATTATAATGGGGGTTGATCCCGGTACTGCTATAACCGGTTTCGGACTGATTAATTATCAGGGTAATCGTTTTTCTGCTATTGAATATAATTGTATTAAAACACCACCTAAAATACCCTTGGCAGAAAGACTCCTGATTTTGTACCGGGAAATGGAAAAAGTGATTAATAAATACCGGCCGGATAGGTTTGCCGTGGAAAAACTGTTTTTCAATAAAAATACCCGTACTGCTTTGGCTGTAGGACATGCCCGCGGGGTAGTATTCTTGTTGGGTGCCCGTGCCGGGCTAAAAATTTATGAATATACTCCCCTGGAAGTTAAACAAGCAGTGGTAGGCTACGGCCGGGCAGACAAGCAGCAGGTTCAGTATATGGTGAAGACCATTCTCGGTCTTTCTGCTGTCCCCAAACCTGATGATGTGGCAGATGCTTTGGCTGTAGCAATTTGTCATGCTCATTTTGGAACCGGTATCGGAGGTTTATTATGA
- the ruvA gene encoding Holliday junction branch migration protein RuvA — MIAFLRGKILFIEEGAVILDVNGVGYRVFIPTSCLSRLPGPGEEVQMPTHMVVREDSMQLFGFSDNIELELFILLLNVSGVGPKGALAVLSTLSPQQLYLAVAQEDVKTITRVPGVGKKTAQRLILELKDKLKDRVTAQSEEILNVNQSEQTELEDTVLALSALGYSEGEAKAAVQLVIKSAGHNLPASDLLRLALQKLDAQG; from the coding sequence ATGATTGCCTTTTTACGGGGAAAAATTTTGTTTATAGAAGAGGGAGCAGTAATTCTGGATGTAAATGGAGTTGGTTACCGGGTTTTTATACCCACCTCCTGCTTATCCCGGTTGCCGGGGCCCGGCGAGGAGGTGCAAATGCCTACTCATATGGTAGTCAGAGAAGATAGTATGCAATTGTTTGGCTTTAGTGACAATATTGAACTGGAATTATTCATCCTCCTCCTTAACGTTAGTGGCGTCGGACCCAAAGGTGCCCTGGCCGTTCTCTCAACACTGTCGCCGCAGCAGCTTTATCTTGCTGTGGCTCAAGAGGACGTTAAGACAATTACAAGGGTACCCGGAGTTGGTAAGAAAACAGCGCAGCGTTTAATTTTAGAATTGAAGGATAAGTTAAAAGACAGAGTGACGGCACAATCTGAGGAGATTCTAAATGTTAATCAATCCGAACAAACCGAATTGGAAGATACCGTTTTGGCACTTTCAGCCCTTGGTTACAGTGAAGGAGAGGCCAAAGCAGCAGTACAACTAGTCATAAAGAGTGCCGGTCATAATCTTCCAGCTTCTGATCTGCTCAGATTAGCCCTGCAAAAATTAGATGCCCAAGGCTAG
- the ruvB gene encoding Holliday junction branch migration DNA helicase RuvB: MEDRLVSAGLHTEDSELEGSLRPRKLGEYIGQQKVKETLSVFMRAAQKRGEPLDHVLLYGPPGLGKTTLANIIANEMGVNIRITSGPAIERQGDLAAILTNLSPGDVLFIDEIHRLSRQVEEVLYPAMEDFSLDIVIGKGPSARSIRLELPRFTLVGATTRAGLLTSPLRDRFGVISRLDFYNTEDLVQIIQRAAAILKVGLDEAGAEEIARRSRGTPRVANRFLKRVRDYAQVRAGGMITGEVAREALQFLEVDPLGLDYVDRKLLNTIIEKFSGGPVGLDTLAASTGEEAGTIEDVYEPFLLQLGMLARTPRGRVATDSAYRHLGIKPVERQNSLW, encoded by the coding sequence ATGGAAGACAGGTTGGTTTCAGCTGGATTACATACTGAGGATTCTGAACTTGAAGGGAGTTTAAGACCTCGAAAACTGGGGGAATATATTGGACAACAAAAAGTAAAAGAAACTTTAAGTGTATTTATGCGGGCTGCTCAGAAGCGGGGAGAACCACTGGATCATGTGCTGCTGTATGGCCCGCCGGGTTTGGGCAAAACTACCCTGGCGAATATCATCGCCAATGAAATGGGAGTAAATATAAGAATTACTTCCGGCCCGGCCATTGAACGCCAGGGGGACCTGGCCGCCATATTAACTAACCTGTCCCCCGGGGATGTATTATTTATCGATGAAATTCACCGTTTAAGCCGTCAGGTGGAGGAAGTGTTATATCCGGCTATGGAAGACTTTTCTCTGGACATAGTGATTGGCAAAGGGCCCAGTGCCCGTTCCATACGCTTGGAATTACCACGGTTTACCCTGGTAGGTGCTACAACAAGGGCAGGACTATTAACCTCGCCCTTAAGAGATCGTTTTGGGGTAATCAGTCGCCTGGATTTTTATAATACCGAGGATTTAGTGCAAATTATTCAGCGTGCTGCTGCAATTCTAAAAGTTGGGTTAGATGAAGCGGGAGCTGAGGAAATCGCCCGCAGATCAAGAGGTACTCCCCGAGTTGCCAATCGCTTTTTAAAAAGAGTACGCGATTATGCACAGGTACGAGCCGGTGGTATGATTACCGGTGAAGTGGCTAGGGAGGCTCTACAATTTTTAGAAGTTGATCCACTGGGTCTTGATTATGTAGATCGGAAGCTTTTGAATACAATTATTGAAAAGTTTAGTGGCGGACCGGTAGGCCTGGATACTCTGGCGGCTTCCACCGGTGAAGAAGCCGGAACCATCGAGGATGTATATGAACCCTTCCTGCTCCAACTTGGCATGCTTGCACGTACTCCCCGTGGCAGAGTGGCTACCGATTCAGCTTATCGCCACCTGGGTATAAAACCTGTGGAAAGACAAAATAGCCTCTGGTGA
- a CDS encoding epoxyqueuosine reductase QueH, whose translation MKKLLLHTCCGPCSIHPLDYLRAEGHEVYGYFYNPNIHPYTEFERRQETLAKYAKQMDWKVIFDEDYRLEEFLRAVVHREAQRCRYCYGMRLRQAALVARKGNFDSFSTTLLVSPFQKHELIREIGEAVGQEYGVPFYYADFRPGFKEATVRSKELEMYRQQYCGCIYSEKDRYYRSKKVKK comes from the coding sequence TTGAAAAAATTATTATTACATACCTGCTGCGGGCCTTGCTCTATTCACCCCTTGGATTACTTAAGGGCTGAAGGACATGAAGTCTACGGCTATTTTTATAATCCTAACATCCACCCTTACACTGAATTTGAGAGACGTCAAGAAACCCTGGCCAAATATGCAAAACAAATGGATTGGAAAGTAATTTTCGATGAGGATTACCGGCTGGAGGAATTTTTAAGAGCAGTGGTGCACAGGGAGGCCCAGCGCTGTCGGTATTGCTATGGTATGCGTCTGCGCCAGGCAGCTTTGGTCGCGCGCAAGGGTAATTTTGACAGTTTCAGCACCACACTCTTAGTAAGTCCCTTTCAAAAGCATGAGCTTATCAGGGAAATCGGCGAGGCTGTAGGACAGGAATACGGTGTACCTTTTTACTACGCAGATTTTCGTCCCGGATTTAAAGAAGCCACCGTGCGCTCGAAAGAATTGGAAATGTATCGCCAGCAGTATTGTGGCTGTATATATAGTGAAAAGGATCGTTATTATCGCAGTAAAAAGGTTAAAAAATAG
- a CDS encoding DUF2905 domain-containing protein translates to MSPLFGMGKLILIFGLVMVIIGGMIMLAGKVPGIGRLPGDIFVQKGNFTFYFPIVTSIILSILLTIILNFIFRR, encoded by the coding sequence ATGTCACCTTTATTTGGAATGGGTAAATTGATTTTAATATTTGGACTGGTGATGGTGATTATTGGCGGGATGATTATGCTGGCCGGTAAGGTGCCCGGAATAGGTCGCTTACCTGGTGATATCTTTGTGCAAAAAGGAAACTTTACTTTTTATTTTCCTATTGTTACTTCAATTATTCTAAGTATTCTTTTAACAATTATCCTAAATTTTATATTTAGACGTTAG
- a CDS encoding SpoIID/LytB domain-containing protein, with product MKSPNKRKKLFFPIVTVVCLLLLVPYLKAEGEVVVTPSTVRVGMLQQASEVSFKTIGKYQLINKSTNEIIENLSPNEKWTVNVEEDLIKLTKDGEQIGAFRGPILLREVKYQFSVLAGNGALHKKEPGDDLVVEGAEQKVRMNTDLSQYRIQTSEEVVPINPQGSLNLVVLQYNGSAQRYRGSFEFRQDKVGLNVINELSLEEYLYGVVPGEMPSDWPFEALKAQSVAARSYVLRQMGTYSAQGFDVLSDQYSQVYRGYDHETSSTNRAVEETAGMVATYLDKPINAFYHSSSGGYTENSEDVWQDKLPYIRWKEDPYDQNNKHYGWKVTFTQEELLALLEKSGLQWIEVTDIEVLEYTASGKRMRKVELSGINQDEKPAVEQYFNADGVRNAFGLKSSPSKLEKEFDEDKKLIRVTFKGDGWGHGLGMSQYGARAMAQDGYTFSDILQYYYTDIEIKPNYGL from the coding sequence ATGAAAAGTCCTAATAAACGCAAGAAATTGTTTTTTCCAATTGTGACAGTTGTGTGTTTATTGTTACTTGTACCTTATTTAAAAGCAGAGGGAGAGGTTGTTGTAACTCCAAGTACTGTTCGGGTGGGTATGCTGCAGCAAGCTTCAGAGGTGTCGTTTAAAACAATTGGTAAATACCAGTTAATAAACAAATCAACTAATGAGATCATTGAAAACTTGAGTCCTAATGAAAAATGGACAGTTAATGTTGAGGAAGATTTAATTAAACTGACTAAAGACGGTGAACAAATTGGAGCCTTCCGAGGCCCGATTTTATTGCGCGAGGTAAAGTATCAGTTTAGTGTGTTGGCCGGGAATGGGGCACTGCATAAAAAAGAGCCCGGAGACGATTTGGTAGTTGAAGGAGCAGAGCAAAAAGTTAGAATGAATACTGATTTATCACAATACCGGATTCAGACGTCTGAAGAGGTAGTACCAATTAATCCTCAGGGCAGTTTAAACCTGGTTGTTTTGCAGTATAACGGCAGTGCTCAGCGTTATCGCGGCAGCTTTGAGTTTCGTCAAGACAAAGTCGGGCTTAATGTTATTAACGAGCTGTCTTTGGAAGAATATCTTTATGGAGTAGTTCCTGGTGAAATGCCGTCGGACTGGCCTTTTGAGGCCTTAAAAGCGCAGTCTGTAGCTGCCCGTAGTTATGTACTGCGGCAGATGGGCACCTATTCCGCACAGGGTTTTGATGTATTGTCTGACCAGTACAGTCAAGTCTACCGAGGTTATGATCATGAAACTTCGTCTACTAACAGGGCAGTGGAGGAAACGGCCGGTATGGTTGCTACTTATTTGGATAAACCTATTAATGCTTTTTATCACTCCAGTAGTGGAGGATATACCGAGAACAGTGAAGATGTTTGGCAGGACAAGTTGCCCTACATTAGATGGAAAGAAGATCCCTACGATCAAAACAACAAACATTACGGCTGGAAAGTCACATTCACCCAGGAAGAGCTTCTGGCACTATTAGAAAAAAGTGGACTACAATGGATTGAAGTTACGGACATTGAAGTTTTAGAATATACTGCATCCGGTAAGAGAATGCGAAAAGTAGAACTCAGCGGAATTAATCAGGATGAAAAACCGGCAGTAGAGCAGTATTTTAACGCTGACGGAGTACGTAATGCCTTTGGATTAAAAAGTTCACCTTCAAAACTCGAAAAAGAATTTGATGAAGATAAAAAACTAATACGAGTAACCTTTAAGGGTGACGGTTGGGGACACGGTTTAGGTATGTCACAATACGGAGCCCGGGCCATGGCACAGGATGGTTATACATTTAGTGATATTTTGCAATACTATTATACAGATATAGAAATTAAACCGAATTACGGCCTGTAA